The Nostoc sp. UHCC 0926 nucleotide sequence TTCCTAATTCTACTAAGTCGCTGACTGTTTTGATTCCCTTTGGGTTTCCTGGTGGGACTAAAAGTCCTTCTTCCCAAACTCCAAGGGTAATTAAAACTGCACTTCTACCAGCTAAAGCTTGCCGTACAAAGGGAATGTTATGTTCTCCAGTTTCCGGATCGTACAGGTGCATCCCAGCGATATGAATTTCACCTCGGCACAGACTACGCAATGCTGTCATACTGTTGGCGAAAATATGATGAACTCTCAGTTGCGGATGCCGACGTTCAGCTGCTCTTGCCCAGAGGGAAATCATCGGCGTACAACCAGCAATCACAACTGTATTTTCCAATTTATCGATATCATCAAGCAGCCGAACCAGAACTTTATTTCTACCTGTTTGGTTCTGTAATTCACTCTCCAGATACTCTGCCTTAACCCCACCGGAGAACGGCAGTGTGCTTATACCTCTTAACCCTTTCGCCAGTTTATCAACAGGGGAAACCTTGGAAAGTTCTGAATTGGAGCTTCCTTTGCTCAGACTTCTTTTTGCAACGGGATGCCTCACCGCAACTGCTTCACCCTCCAGGTTCAGCAGTTTGTTTATGTCGGGGAACCCGTCCACCCTTACGGGTGACGCTCCTACGTCGCTACCGCTTGCGCTAACGCCACTCCCTACAACGGGGTGGCTCACCGCAACTACTTCACCATCAGCCGGAATCATTTCGATGCGAAAGGCATCGTTCCCAACCAGGGGATAAGCTATCCATTTACCACCAACCCGCGCTAGACTAACTCGCAATTGCTGTCCGCTCTTGACTGGTTTGCTAAGAACTGCTTGAACTTCTGGTAAATCTTCCTCAAAGCAGAATAAGTCTTTGACTGGGCAGCCAAGCGCCTTGGCTAAACGCAGTGATATAGCAACTGAAGGAGCATATTGTCCCGATTCCACACCACCAATACTCTGACGGGTTACACCAGCCTTGTTAGCTAAATCCTGCTGACTCATGCCCAAGCGAGTTCTAATTGACTTCAGGTTGTTGCAAAGATTCACGTCTAGTTTCATGAGACTGTATCTCTCCGTTAGAAAAAGCCGT carries:
- a CDS encoding substrate-binding domain-containing protein produces the protein MKLDVNLCNNLKSIRTRLGMSQQDLANKAGVTRQSIGGVESGQYAPSVAISLRLAKALGCPVKDLFCFEEDLPEVQAVLSKPVKSGQQLRVSLARVGGKWIAYPLVGNDAFRIEMIPADGEVVAVSHPVVGSGVSASGSDVGASPVRVDGFPDINKLLNLEGEAVAVRHPVAKRSLSKGSSNSELSKVSPVDKLAKGLRGISTLPFSGGVKAEYLESELQNQTGRNKVLVRLLDDIDKLENTVVIAGCTPMISLWARAAERRHPQLRVHHIFANSMTALRSLCRGEIHIAGMHLYDPETGEHNIPFVRQALAGRSAVLITLGVWEEGLLVPPGNPKGIKTVSDLVELGITIVNRELGCGSRMLLERKLQEEQISLHTVKGFDHIVYNHQDIALSVVSGIADAGVSTASVAAAFGLGFIPLHRSRYDLVILKEYLEEIPVQQLLSTLGHRLVQSQLEVLGGYDISNIGEVVANI